A part of Amycolatopsis lurida genomic DNA contains:
- a CDS encoding cytochrome P450, with the protein MQTTTAVDLGNPDLYTTLDRHDRWRAYAAEDAMVWSEPGSSPSGFWSVFSHRACAAVLGPSAPFTSEYGMMIGFDREHPDNSGGQMMVVSEQDQHRKLRKLVGPLLSRAAARKLSERVRAEVSGVLDRVLDGEVCDVAAAIGPRIPAAVVCEILGVPAEDQDMLIDLTNHAFGGEDELFDGMTPRQAHTEILVYFDELISARRASPGEDLVSTLLSDDELSIDDVLLNCDNVLIGGNETTRHAITGAVHAFATVPGLLARVRDGDVDVDTVVDEVLRWTSPAMHVLRVTTGEVTLNGRDLEPGTPVVAWLPAANRDPAVFEDPDTFRPGRKPNRHIAFGHGMHHCLGSALARIELAVVLREVAARVSRVELTKEPSWLRAVVVQGYRELSVRFTGR; encoded by the coding sequence ATGCAGACGACGACAGCCGTCGACCTCGGAAATCCCGACCTCTACACGACTTTGGACCGGCACGACCGGTGGCGTGCCTACGCGGCGGAAGACGCGATGGTGTGGAGCGAGCCCGGCAGCTCACCCAGCGGATTCTGGTCCGTGTTCTCGCATCGGGCGTGTGCCGCGGTGCTCGGGCCGTCGGCCCCGTTCACTTCGGAATACGGGATGATGATCGGTTTCGACCGCGAGCATCCCGACAACTCCGGTGGCCAGATGATGGTGGTCTCCGAACAGGATCAGCACCGGAAGCTGCGCAAGCTGGTCGGGCCGCTGCTGTCGAGGGCGGCGGCGCGGAAGCTTTCGGAGCGGGTGCGAGCCGAGGTCTCCGGAGTCCTGGACCGGGTGCTCGACGGCGAAGTGTGCGACGTGGCCGCGGCGATCGGGCCGCGGATCCCCGCCGCCGTCGTCTGCGAAATCCTCGGTGTGCCCGCCGAGGACCAGGACATGCTCATCGACCTGACCAATCACGCGTTCGGCGGTGAGGACGAGCTGTTCGACGGGATGACCCCGCGCCAGGCGCATACCGAGATCCTCGTCTACTTCGACGAACTGATCTCCGCACGCCGCGCGAGCCCCGGCGAAGACCTTGTCAGCACCCTGCTTTCCGACGACGAACTGTCGATCGACGACGTCCTGCTCAACTGCGACAACGTGTTGATCGGCGGCAACGAGACGACGCGCCACGCGATCACCGGCGCGGTGCACGCTTTCGCCACCGTGCCCGGGCTCCTGGCGCGGGTGCGGGACGGCGACGTGGACGTCGACACCGTCGTGGACGAGGTGCTGCGCTGGACGTCGCCCGCGATGCACGTTCTGCGGGTGACGACCGGGGAGGTCACCCTCAACGGCCGCGACCTGGAACCGGGGACGCCGGTGGTCGCGTGGCTGCCCGCGGCGAACCGGGATCCCGCCGTGTTCGAGGATCCCGACACCTTCCGCCCCGGGCGGAAACCCAATCGGCACATCGCTTTCGGGCACGGTATGCACCACTGTCTCGGCTCCGCGCTCGCGCGGATCGAGCTGGCGGTCGTGCTGCGGGAGGTGGCCGCACGAGTGTCGCGAGTGGAACTGACGAAGGAGCCGTCCTGGTTGCGGGCGGTCGTAGTGCAGGGCTACCGGGAACTCTCGGTGCGGTTCACCGGCCGCTGA
- a CDS encoding amino acid adenylation domain-containing protein → MTVLSAATTPELFEATAAVLPDRQAVAMDTTTLTYAELNGEANRLARRLVAHGVGPERLVALAMPRSIEFVIAILAVHKAGAAYVPVDPDYPEERKRQMLDDAAAHCLLCLPGQDVDGAPVVLSVEREPGLSEPDLDDGDRLGPLRPDHPAYVIYTSGSTGRPKGVLVTHRGIPNLADDYVRRQELGPDSRLLAFASPSFDAAVAEFWPIWQAGGCLVLASAPDLVPGEPLSRLVRDQRITHVTLPPSALAPLEESGGLPTGLTLLVAGEACPAPVAKRWAVDRVMINAYGPTETTVAVTASEPLTGEETPPIGRPITGVRTYVLDDRLRPVEDGDVGELYTVGPGLARGYLRRAAATAERFLPDPFGAPGGRMYRTGDRVRTRPDGQYVFVGRVDDQLKVRGHRIEPGEVEAALLAVDGVAQAVVTEHENRLVAYVVGTGGERVPAERLLTPLRAQLPGYLVPDVIVGLPSLPVSPNGKIDRVALPTPEEEHAGRAAAGREPLTPTEIILVELFAEVLGVSSVGVDDSFFEIGGHSLLATRLVSRIRERLKIRLRVQAFFDAPTVARLAKVLDGAHT, encoded by the coding sequence ATGACCGTCCTTTCGGCGGCCACGACACCCGAACTGTTCGAGGCGACCGCGGCCGTGCTGCCGGATCGGCAGGCGGTGGCGATGGACACCACCACCCTCACCTACGCCGAGCTGAACGGCGAGGCCAACCGGCTCGCCCGGCGGCTCGTCGCGCACGGCGTCGGCCCGGAGCGGCTCGTCGCGCTGGCGATGCCGAGGTCGATCGAGTTCGTCATCGCGATCCTGGCCGTGCACAAGGCCGGCGCCGCGTACGTCCCGGTCGACCCGGACTATCCGGAGGAACGCAAGCGGCAGATGCTGGACGACGCGGCGGCGCACTGCCTGCTGTGCCTGCCGGGGCAGGACGTGGACGGCGCCCCCGTCGTCCTCAGCGTGGAACGGGAACCCGGGCTGTCCGAGCCGGACTTGGACGACGGGGACCGCCTCGGCCCGCTGCGTCCCGACCACCCGGCGTACGTCATCTACACCTCCGGTTCGACGGGGCGGCCGAAGGGCGTGCTGGTCACGCACCGCGGGATCCCGAACCTGGCCGACGACTACGTGCGCCGTCAGGAACTGGGGCCGGACAGCAGGTTGCTGGCCTTCGCCTCGCCCAGTTTCGATGCCGCCGTCGCCGAGTTCTGGCCGATCTGGCAGGCGGGTGGCTGCCTGGTGCTGGCTTCCGCGCCGGACCTGGTCCCCGGCGAGCCGCTTTCCCGGCTGGTGCGCGACCAGCGCATCACGCACGTCACGTTGCCGCCGTCCGCGCTGGCGCCGCTGGAGGAGTCGGGTGGCCTGCCCACGGGACTGACGCTGCTGGTCGCCGGTGAGGCGTGCCCCGCCCCGGTCGCGAAACGGTGGGCGGTGGACCGCGTGATGATCAACGCCTACGGCCCGACCGAGACCACGGTCGCGGTCACCGCGAGCGAGCCGCTGACCGGTGAGGAGACGCCGCCGATCGGCAGGCCGATCACCGGTGTCCGCACCTACGTCCTGGACGACAGGCTGCGCCCCGTCGAGGACGGGGACGTCGGCGAGCTGTACACGGTGGGGCCCGGCCTGGCCCGCGGTTATCTCCGAAGAGCGGCCGCGACCGCGGAACGGTTCCTGCCGGATCCCTTCGGCGCACCGGGTGGCCGCATGTACCGCACCGGGGACCGGGTCCGCACGCGCCCGGACGGCCAGTACGTCTTCGTCGGCCGGGTCGACGACCAGCTCAAGGTGCGCGGCCACCGGATCGAACCGGGCGAGGTCGAGGCCGCGCTGCTCGCGGTCGACGGGGTGGCCCAGGCGGTGGTGACCGAGCACGAGAACCGGCTCGTCGCCTACGTGGTCGGCACCGGCGGAGAGCGCGTCCCCGCCGAACGGCTGTTGACGCCCCTTCGCGCGCAGCTGCCCGGCTATCTCGTGCCCGACGTGATCGTCGGCTTGCCGAGCCTGCCGGTCTCGCCCAACGGCAAGATCGACCGGGTCGCCCTGCCCACTCCCGAAGAGGAGCACGCCGGGCGCGCGGCGGCGGGCCGGGAACCGCTCACTCCCACGGAGATCATCCTGGTCGAGCTGTTCGCCGAAGTGCTCGGCGTCAGCAGTGTCGGCGTGGACGACAGCTTCTTCGAGATCGGCGGCCATTCGCTGCTCGCGACCCGGCTCGTGAGCCGCATCCGGGAACGCCTGAAGATCCGGCTGAGGGTGCAGGCGTTCTTCGACGCGCCGACGGTGGCCCGGCTGGCCAAGGTGCTCGACGGCGCACACACCTGA
- a CDS encoding alpha/beta fold hydrolase, with protein sequence MLMTTENGIRLSYNDCGDGPPVLLLTGTGAPSSVWDLHQVPALRAAGFRVITMDNRGIPPSDDGAGGFTIADLVDDVASLIEYLDAVPCRVIGTSMGSYIAQELALAQPELLDSVVLMAACGKSSLVQRELAEGEAKLIEQGIELPPGFLAAVRAMHNLGPATLADDDAAADWLDLFAASGAWGPGVRAQLLVSALPDRHDAYKAIKVPCHVISFEHDLVAPPAGGLELASAIPGATYRTIPECGHFGYLENPEAVNRELIRFFRAGSRETLGETV encoded by the coding sequence ATGCTGATGACAACCGAGAACGGGATCCGGTTGTCCTACAACGACTGTGGTGACGGCCCGCCTGTCCTTCTGCTGACCGGCACCGGCGCGCCGAGTTCGGTGTGGGACCTGCATCAGGTTCCCGCGCTCCGTGCCGCCGGTTTCCGGGTGATCACCATGGACAACCGCGGCATCCCGCCGAGCGACGACGGCGCGGGCGGGTTCACGATCGCGGACCTCGTCGACGACGTGGCCTCCCTGATCGAGTATCTCGACGCCGTGCCCTGCCGGGTGATCGGCACGTCGATGGGTTCGTACATCGCGCAGGAACTCGCGCTCGCCCAACCGGAACTGCTGGATTCGGTCGTGCTGATGGCGGCCTGTGGCAAGAGCAGCCTCGTCCAGCGGGAGCTCGCCGAGGGCGAGGCGAAGCTGATCGAGCAGGGCATCGAGTTGCCGCCGGGTTTCCTCGCCGCCGTCCGTGCCATGCACAACCTGGGGCCCGCGACCCTCGCCGACGACGACGCCGCGGCCGACTGGCTCGACCTGTTCGCGGCGTCCGGGGCTTGGGGACCCGGTGTCCGCGCACAGCTTCTGGTGAGCGCGTTGCCCGACCGCCACGACGCCTACAAGGCGATCAAGGTGCCCTGTCACGTCATCTCGTTCGAGCACGACCTCGTGGCGCCACCCGCCGGCGGACTGGAGCTGGCCTCCGCGATCCCCGGCGCGACGTACCGCACGATTCCCGAGTGCGGGCATTTCGGTTACCTGGAGAACCCGGAAGCGGTGAACCGCGAGCTGATCCGGTTCTTCCGCGCCGGATCGCGCGAGACACTGGGAGAGACCGTATGA
- a CDS encoding PLP-dependent aminotransferase family protein has product MDSNGLSTHWNVETLHGSLTDPAISSMNLLNELIDEYPVAISMAAGRPYEEFFDIRLIHEYIDAYCAHLREDRKLDEAGVTRTLFQYGTTKGVIADLIARNIAEDENIDAAPESVVVTVGAQEAMFLVLRTLRAGDRDVLLAPAPTYVGLTGAALLTDTPVWPVRSTENGIDPDDLVLQLKRADEQGKRVRACYVTPNFANPTGTSMDLPSRHRLLDVAEQNGILLLEDNAYGLFGSERLPSLKSLDRSGSVVYIGSFAKTGMPGARVGFAVADQRMADGGLYADQLSKLKGMLTVNTSPIAQAVIAGKLLLNDFSLTKANAREIAIYQRNLQLTLGELDRRLGSCAGVTWNTPTGGFFVTVTVPFVVDDELLEVAARDHGVLFTPMHHFYGGKGGFHQLRLSISLLTPELIEEGVARLAALITPRLP; this is encoded by the coding sequence ATGGATTCAAACGGTCTGTCCACTCACTGGAACGTGGAAACGCTGCATGGATCGCTCACCGATCCGGCCATCTCGTCGATGAATCTGCTCAACGAACTGATCGACGAATACCCTGTGGCCATTTCCATGGCGGCAGGCCGGCCGTACGAAGAGTTCTTCGACATCCGGCTCATCCACGAATACATCGACGCCTATTGCGCGCATCTGCGCGAAGATCGAAAACTGGACGAGGCGGGGGTGACCCGCACACTCTTCCAATACGGCACCACCAAGGGCGTCATCGCCGATCTCATCGCCAGGAACATCGCGGAAGACGAGAACATCGACGCCGCCCCGGAATCCGTCGTCGTGACCGTCGGCGCTCAGGAGGCCATGTTCCTGGTCCTGCGCACGCTGCGCGCGGGCGACCGGGACGTCCTGCTCGCGCCCGCCCCCACCTACGTCGGGCTGACCGGCGCCGCGCTGCTCACCGACACCCCCGTCTGGCCGGTGCGCTCGACCGAGAACGGCATCGATCCGGACGACCTCGTCCTCCAACTGAAGCGGGCCGACGAACAGGGCAAGCGGGTGCGGGCCTGCTACGTGACCCCCAACTTCGCCAATCCCACCGGCACCAGCATGGATCTGCCGTCGCGACACCGGCTCCTCGACGTCGCCGAGCAGAACGGGATCCTGCTCCTGGAGGACAACGCGTACGGGCTGTTCGGCTCCGAGCGGCTGCCCTCACTGAAGTCCCTCGACCGGTCGGGTTCCGTGGTCTACATCGGCTCCTTCGCCAAGACCGGCATGCCCGGCGCCCGCGTCGGCTTCGCGGTGGCGGATCAGCGGATGGCCGACGGCGGCCTGTACGCCGACCAGCTTTCGAAGCTCAAGGGCATGCTCACGGTGAACACCTCCCCCATCGCCCAAGCCGTGATCGCCGGGAAACTCCTGCTCAACGACTTCAGCCTCACCAAGGCCAACGCGCGGGAAATCGCCATCTACCAGCGCAATCTGCAGCTGACGCTGGGCGAACTCGACCGCAGGCTCGGCTCGTGCGCCGGCGTCACCTGGAACACCCCGACCGGCGGCTTCTTCGTCACCGTCACGGTCCCGTTCGTCGTCGACGACGAACTGCTGGAGGTCGCCGCGCGCGACCACGGGGTGCTGTTCACGCCGATGCACCACTTCTACGGCGGCAAAGGCGGATTCCACCAGCTGCGGTTGTCGATCAGCCTGCTCACTCCGGAACTGATCGAGGAGGGTGTCGCGCGGCTCGCGGCGCTCATCACGCCGCGGCTTCCCTGA
- a CDS encoding methyltransferase: MQESLDSTEVHRRFQLIANGPALFNAVVSGIELDIFDFLEERGGADAAALGEFTGLEPHKVRVLMLALTTTGLIEKRGVDYVNHPVATELLATTGPESWQHILLSWKTIYYPAFARMTSALRAGTNEALDALDGPGDTLYARLGNDPEKARIFYTAMSAFSLQTMPGLLEHIDVKSSRHLLDVGGGDGTTAAALLKANPGLKATLLDLPSSVELAEQRVPAEVTDRLTLHPADLLTDAFPGGTDHALFSHVLDTFTAEQSVMLLAKAYEVLPSGGKISIYGFAAADDETGGPLSARLSLYLNILATGRGMAWPQAEASAWLKSVGCVDVRSVELPFEHALVTGTKP, encoded by the coding sequence ATGCAGGAATCGCTCGACTCCACCGAGGTTCACCGCCGTTTCCAGCTGATCGCCAACGGTCCCGCCCTGTTCAACGCGGTGGTGTCCGGTATCGAGTTGGACATCTTCGACTTCCTGGAAGAGCGTGGCGGCGCCGACGCCGCGGCGCTCGGTGAGTTCACCGGCCTGGAGCCGCACAAGGTCCGAGTGCTGATGCTCGCCCTGACGACCACGGGCCTGATCGAGAAGCGGGGCGTCGACTATGTGAACCACCCGGTCGCGACCGAACTGCTCGCCACGACCGGACCGGAGAGCTGGCAGCACATCCTGCTCAGCTGGAAGACCATCTACTATCCGGCGTTCGCGCGGATGACCTCCGCGCTGCGCGCCGGCACCAACGAGGCCCTCGACGCCCTCGACGGCCCGGGGGACACGCTGTACGCGCGGCTCGGCAACGACCCGGAGAAGGCGCGGATCTTCTACACGGCGATGTCGGCGTTCTCACTGCAGACGATGCCGGGGCTGCTGGAGCACATCGACGTCAAGTCGTCGCGGCATCTGCTCGACGTCGGCGGCGGCGACGGCACCACGGCGGCGGCCCTGTTGAAGGCCAACCCCGGCCTCAAGGCCACGTTGCTCGATCTGCCGAGCAGCGTGGAGCTGGCCGAACAGCGCGTGCCCGCCGAGGTGACCGACAGGCTCACCCTGCACCCGGCCGACCTGCTGACCGATGCGTTCCCCGGCGGCACGGACCACGCTCTGTTCAGCCACGTGCTCGACACCTTCACCGCCGAGCAGTCCGTCATGTTGCTGGCCAAGGCGTACGAGGTGCTGCCGTCCGGTGGGAAGATCTCGATCTACGGCTTCGCGGCCGCGGACGACGAGACCGGCGGCCCGCTGTCGGCGCGGCTTTCGCTGTACCTCAACATTCTGGCCACCGGACGCGGGATGGCCTGGCCGCAGGCCGAGGCGTCGGCGTGGCTGAAGTCGGTGGGTTGTGTGGACGTGCGTTCGGTGGAGCTGCCGTTCGAGCACGCGTTGGTGACCGGCACCAAGCCCTGA
- a CDS encoding ArnT family glycosyltransferase yields the protein MSATLTHLPSPSPDPAPEGVRGRWAFWRSPADQPRWARPALLGIAFVALVLYAWNLPRVDFAPLYSDTAKSMSESWKAFFYGTVDPGATYTLDKLAGSFAPQAISAKIFGYHEWSLALPQVIEGVISVLVLYRVVRRWAGVVPGLLAAGIFTLTPVLASMFGHSMQDGLLTMCLVLAVDAYQRAVLEARLRSLVWAGVWVGIGFQAKMVQAWMILPALAIGYLLSAPVELRRRAKHLALAGVVTLAVSLSWIALYTFTPDSSRPHISGTTNNSAFAMVFGYNGLGRVGIHLPGAEDPNGRGGLPSLGPGGPGGPEGGPGDFPGGPGGPEGGPGDGPGDPQGPGGGQGLDENGNFGTKHQDEQNGDFGPKAEGGQPLGPGGPQPDESKMETRADPMGATKLLDGHLGVAIAWLFPLALLSLLCGLWWWRRAERTDPVRGGLVMWGVWLVTFLFVFSASAVAHTAYVASLAPAIAALSALGIVTFWRAYHNGGRQGWILPIAIAAELAWGAWLWSHYPNFLPWAKWGTLVLGVAALVVLIVARMRENASKSLVTAALVLGVAAMIAAPATYAFSVLHPDYSGSSFDANAGPASGSF from the coding sequence GTGTCCGCAACACTCACCCATCTGCCGTCACCGTCACCGGACCCCGCCCCCGAGGGGGTGCGCGGCCGCTGGGCGTTCTGGCGCTCACCCGCCGATCAGCCGCGGTGGGCCCGGCCGGCGCTGCTGGGCATCGCCTTCGTGGCCTTGGTGCTCTATGCCTGGAACCTGCCGAGGGTCGACTTCGCGCCGCTGTACTCGGACACGGCCAAGAGCATGTCCGAGAGCTGGAAGGCGTTCTTCTACGGCACCGTCGATCCGGGCGCGACGTACACGCTCGACAAACTCGCCGGATCGTTCGCGCCGCAGGCCATCTCGGCCAAGATCTTCGGCTACCACGAATGGTCGCTGGCGCTGCCGCAGGTGATCGAAGGCGTGATCTCGGTGCTGGTGCTGTACCGGGTCGTGCGCCGCTGGGCGGGTGTGGTGCCCGGCCTGCTCGCCGCCGGCATCTTCACCCTCACCCCGGTGCTCGCGTCCATGTTCGGGCACAGCATGCAGGACGGCCTGCTGACGATGTGCCTGGTGCTGGCCGTCGACGCCTATCAGCGCGCCGTGCTCGAGGCGCGGCTCCGGTCGCTGGTCTGGGCCGGTGTCTGGGTCGGCATCGGCTTCCAGGCGAAAATGGTGCAGGCGTGGATGATCCTTCCCGCGCTGGCCATCGGCTACCTGCTGAGCGCGCCGGTGGAACTGCGTCGCCGGGCGAAGCACCTGGCGCTCGCCGGTGTCGTGACGCTGGCGGTCTCGCTGTCGTGGATCGCGCTCTACACCTTCACCCCGGACAGCTCCCGCCCGCATATCAGCGGCACCACGAACAACAGCGCCTTCGCCATGGTGTTCGGCTACAACGGTCTCGGCCGCGTCGGCATCCACCTGCCCGGCGCCGAGGACCCCAACGGCCGTGGTGGCCTGCCGTCGCTCGGCCCAGGCGGACCCGGTGGGCCGGAAGGTGGTCCTGGCGACTTCCCTGGTGGCCCTGGGGGTCCCGAGGGCGGTCCGGGTGACGGCCCCGGGGATCCTCAGGGCCCCGGCGGCGGCCAGGGCCTGGACGAGAACGGGAACTTCGGGACCAAGCACCAGGACGAGCAGAACGGGGACTTCGGCCCGAAGGCCGAAGGCGGTCAGCCCCTCGGCCCGGGCGGCCCGCAGCCGGATGAGTCCAAAATGGAGACTCGAGCGGATCCGATGGGGGCGACCAAACTGCTCGACGGTCACCTCGGCGTCGCGATCGCCTGGCTGTTCCCGCTCGCCCTGCTGTCCCTGCTGTGCGGGCTCTGGTGGTGGCGCCGGGCCGAGCGCACCGATCCGGTGCGCGGCGGGCTGGTGATGTGGGGCGTCTGGCTGGTGACCTTCCTTTTCGTCTTCAGCGCGAGCGCTGTCGCGCACACCGCGTACGTGGCCTCTCTGGCTCCGGCGATCGCCGCGCTTTCCGCGCTCGGCATCGTCACCTTCTGGCGGGCGTACCACAATGGCGGCAGGCAGGGCTGGATCCTGCCGATCGCCATCGCGGCGGAGCTGGCTTGGGGCGCCTGGCTGTGGTCCCATTACCCGAACTTCCTGCCGTGGGCGAAATGGGGCACGCTCGTGCTCGGGGTGGCCGCCCTCGTCGTGCTGATCGTGGCTCGAATGCGTGAGAACGCTTCGAAATCTCTGGTCACGGCCGCCCTCGTCCTCGGTGTCGCGGCGATGATCGCCGCGCCCGCCACCTATGCCTTCTCCGTACTCCATCCCGATTACTCCGGCAGCTCTTTCGACGCCAATGCCGGACCGGCGTCCGGCTCCTTCTGA
- a CDS encoding PIG-L deacetylase family protein, translated as MLPRPGATRLLAISPHLDDAVLSLGASLAQAARDGAEVLVYTVFAGTAPPPYSAAAERMHAVWGLSPEDDAPLHRRSEDIAALAHLGLAYRHGRFLDSIYRRLPDGRWLTDHVEGGQKLAVAQDSPGDDGLVAEIRDDIEAIVAEFEPTLIVTCAAVVDHPDNLATRDAALAAFSAARAKNVPIRLWEDLPYSMFKPGTIELPAGFRLGTSEFESATTETWKRKREAVECYSSQLTMLNGRNKNLFERLDEHARKNSPRGGFGETTWPVLLDDNNG; from the coding sequence ATGCTTCCACGCCCCGGCGCGACCCGGCTGCTGGCGATCTCCCCGCATTTGGACGACGCGGTCCTTTCCCTCGGCGCGAGCCTCGCCCAAGCGGCGCGGGATGGCGCGGAGGTACTCGTCTACACGGTCTTCGCGGGAACGGCACCGCCTCCCTATTCCGCGGCGGCGGAGCGAATGCACGCGGTCTGGGGTCTTTCGCCGGAGGACGACGCGCCGCTCCATCGCCGGAGCGAGGACATCGCCGCGCTCGCGCATCTGGGGCTGGCTTACCGGCACGGCCGGTTCCTCGACTCCATCTACCGGAGGCTGCCGGACGGCCGGTGGCTCACCGATCACGTGGAGGGCGGGCAAAAGCTCGCGGTGGCCCAGGATTCACCGGGCGACGACGGTCTGGTCGCCGAGATCAGGGACGACATCGAGGCGATCGTGGCGGAGTTCGAGCCGACGCTGATCGTCACGTGCGCGGCCGTCGTCGACCATCCCGACAACCTGGCCACCCGTGACGCCGCGTTGGCAGCGTTCTCCGCCGCGCGCGCGAAGAACGTTCCGATACGGCTCTGGGAAGACCTTCCCTATTCGATGTTCAAACCGGGAACGATCGAACTCCCCGCCGGTTTCCGGCTCGGCACTTCCGAATTCGAATCCGCGACGACGGAGACTTGGAAACGGAAACGAGAAGCCGTCGAGTGCTATTCTTCCCAGCTGACGATGCTCAACGGCAGGAACAAGAACTTGTTCGAGAGGCTGGACGAGCACGCGCGGAAGAATTCGCCGCGGGGCGGATTCGGCGAAACCACCTGGCCCGTTCTCCTCGACGACAACAACGGTTAA
- a CDS encoding glycosyltransferase, with product MRVLFWSYGTRGEVEPLVALALRLREQGDEVRMCAPPDYTGRLAEVGVPHIVVGKPVLEEAGALGGPPESPEAAIAGMAEQFDKIPAAAEGCDAVVATGLLSGAIGVRSVAEKLGIPYFSVVPSPALVPSPEHRGMYNNGADGMFGGPLNELRASIGLPPVKDLYDFSTTDQPLLAADPLLAPAAGGVRTGAWIHPDDRPLSADLEAFLADGPAPVYVGFGCSPAPAEIAKVAVEAIRAQGCRVILSHGWAGLTLPDDGADCLAVGEENLQALFGRVAAAVHHGGTGTTHVAALAGVPQIVVPQIADHPHFAAKVAELGIGVAHDGPNPTVDSLSAALVTALAPETSARAKAVAGTIRTDGTTVAAELVRAAVVR from the coding sequence ATGCGCGTGTTGTTTTGGTCGTACGGAACCCGCGGCGAGGTCGAACCGCTGGTGGCGCTGGCATTGCGGTTGCGCGAGCAGGGTGACGAGGTGCGGATGTGTGCGCCTCCCGACTACACCGGACGGCTGGCCGAGGTCGGCGTGCCGCATATCGTCGTCGGCAAGCCCGTGCTCGAAGAAGCGGGCGCGCTGGGCGGACCGCCCGAATCGCCCGAAGCCGCGATCGCGGGGATGGCCGAGCAGTTCGACAAGATCCCGGCGGCCGCCGAAGGGTGCGACGCGGTGGTGGCGACCGGCCTGCTGTCGGGCGCGATCGGTGTCCGTTCGGTGGCCGAGAAACTGGGCATCCCGTACTTCTCCGTCGTTCCCTCGCCGGCGCTCGTGCCGTCGCCCGAACACCGGGGCATGTACAACAACGGTGCCGACGGGATGTTCGGCGGCCCGCTCAACGAGCTCCGGGCTTCGATCGGTCTCCCACCGGTGAAGGACCTGTACGACTTCAGCACCACCGACCAGCCCTTGCTGGCGGCGGATCCGCTCCTGGCACCGGCGGCCGGCGGCGTCCGGACCGGCGCGTGGATCCACCCCGACGATCGTCCGCTTTCCGCGGATCTGGAAGCGTTTCTCGCCGACGGTCCGGCGCCGGTGTACGTCGGCTTCGGCTGCTCGCCCGCCCCCGCCGAAATCGCCAAGGTGGCCGTCGAGGCGATCCGTGCCCAGGGGTGCCGGGTGATCCTTTCCCATGGTTGGGCGGGTTTGACGTTGCCGGACGACGGCGCCGACTGCCTGGCCGTCGGAGAGGAAAATCTGCAAGCGCTCTTCGGCCGCGTGGCCGCCGCGGTCCACCATGGTGGCACCGGCACGACACACGTGGCGGCACTGGCGGGAGTCCCGCAGATCGTGGTCCCGCAGATCGCGGACCATCCGCATTTCGCCGCCAAGGTGGCCGAACTGGGCATCGGGGTGGCGCACGACGGCCCGAACCCGACCGTCGATTCGCTTTCCGCCGCGCTCGTCACGGCGCTGGCCCCGGAAACCTCGGCCCGCGCGAAAGCCGTCGCCGGCACGATCCGCACCGACGGGACGACGGTGGCCGCGGAACTCGTGCGCGCCGCGGTCGTGCGTTGA
- a CDS encoding class I SAM-dependent methyltransferase: protein MSDLAAAPHENRQMAQWFGADAERYDRARPTYPEALVDRVVSLSPGKNFVDVGCGTGLSSRPFQAAGCTVLGVEPDARMAEVARRRGLDVEVAKFEDWDPAGRTFDAVTSGTAWHWVDPFAGAAKVADVLAPHGLIALFDNGFELPEAVMTAQGEAYRHAMPDVKFEPPSKKDEDVEEYVQQVYAKQYVKAAEGILRTGAFSRPEELRFEWSRVCTRDEWLDQIPTQGGLNHLAEDARARFLAYLGSAIDEIGGSFTINYATVGIAAVRR, encoded by the coding sequence ATGTCCGATCTGGCTGCAGCACCGCACGAGAACCGGCAGATGGCGCAGTGGTTCGGCGCCGACGCCGAACGGTACGACCGCGCCCGGCCCACCTATCCCGAAGCGCTGGTCGACCGGGTCGTCTCGCTGAGCCCCGGGAAGAACTTCGTGGACGTCGGCTGCGGTACCGGCCTTTCGTCCCGCCCGTTCCAGGCGGCGGGCTGCACGGTGCTCGGCGTCGAGCCGGACGCGCGGATGGCGGAGGTCGCCCGCAGGCGCGGGCTCGACGTCGAGGTCGCCAAGTTCGAGGACTGGGACCCGGCCGGCCGCACCTTCGACGCGGTCACCTCGGGGACCGCCTGGCACTGGGTGGACCCGTTCGCGGGTGCGGCCAAGGTGGCGGACGTGCTCGCCCCGCATGGCCTGATCGCGTTGTTCGACAACGGTTTCGAGCTCCCGGAGGCCGTCATGACGGCGCAGGGGGAGGCGTACCGGCACGCCATGCCGGACGTGAAGTTCGAGCCACCGTCCAAAAAGGACGAAGATGTCGAAGAGTACGTCCAACAGGTCTACGCCAAGCAGTACGTGAAGGCGGCGGAAGGCATCCTCCGGACCGGCGCGTTCAGCCGGCCGGAGGAACTGCGCTTCGAGTGGTCGCGTGTCTGCACCCGTGACGAGTGGCTGGACCAGATCCCGACCCAGGGCGGGCTCAACCACCTCGCGGAGGACGCGCGCGCCCGGTTCCTCGCGTACCTCGGCTCGGCCATCGACGAAATCGGTGGCTCGTTCACCATCAACTACGCCACGGTCGGCATCGCCGCGGTCCGGCGCTGA